CGCGCCCAGAACAAACGCCTCGACCTGCTCAGCGCGGTCGTCGCGCAAACATTGATTGGCGAGATCGGCCAGCCACAACCGGTGATCATCTCCGAGGGTGGCATCGAGTTCGCCCAGGCGCAGAAAATCGCCCCGGGCACCCGCGTGAAAGTGAAGATGGTGCTGATGCCCCGCGCTCACGGCCTGCTGCTGCGTGGCCGGGTCACCCACTGCGACCGGCGCCCCGACGGCGACTACGAGGTCGGCACCGAATTCATCGACATGACCGACGCCCAGCGCCAACTGCTGGCCCGCTACATCCTGCAGCGCCAACAGCAGCAACGGCGCCAGGCCCTGGAACAGAACGACCCCGCCTCCTGAGCCTCACCCTCTGATTTGAAGGAACGAACGTGACCCTTATCTACGGCCACCGCGGCGCCAAGGGCGAAGCGCCCGAGAATACCCTGAACAGCTTCCGCCAGTGCCTGTCGCACGGCGTGAACCGCTGCGAACTCGACCTGCACCTGTCGGCCGACAACGAGCTGATGGTCATCCACGACCCGACCCTCAAGCGCACCACCGGCCGACGCGGCAAGGTGGCCGAGCGCACCGCGGATGAACTGGTCAGCTACGACGCACGCAAGGGCGGCCCGGGGCATGTGCAGCCCTGCCCTATCCCACGCCTTGAGGAACTGTTCGAGAAATGCGCCTTCGAGCACTGGCAGCTGGAGGTCAAGAGCGCCTCGCGCACCCGCGCCGCCAGCACCGTGCTGGCAATCCGCGAACTGGCCCAGCAATACGGCCTGCTGGACAAGGTCACCATCACCTCCAGCTCACGGGAAGTGCTGGGTGCCGCCCTGGAGCTGGTGCCGGATGTCGCCCGCGGCCTGGTCGCCGAATACGCCTGGCTCGACCCACTGAAAGTGGCGCAGAACTATGAGTGCCAGATGCTGGTGCTGAACTGGACACTGTGCACCCCCGAGCGCCTGATCAAGGCGCAGCGCCAGGGGCTGCACGTGTCGGTGTGGACGGTCAACGAGCCGGCACTGATGCGCCGGCTCGCCGACTTTGGCGTGGACAGCCTGATTACAGACTTTCCCGGTTTGGCCAAGACCACCCTCGGGCAGGGCTGAAATCGGTCTCCCCGACCGGCTCAGGCCACCGGTCGGAGCCGCTCAAAAAAGCCGGTTCAAACCATCATAGGCAGCTACCCGATAGGCTTCGGCCATGGTCGGGTAGTTGAACGTGGTGTTGACGAAGTACTTCAGGTTGTTCTGCTCACCCGGCTGGTTCATGATCGCCTGGCCGATGTGGACGATCTCCGAGGCCTGGTAACCAAAGCAGTGCACGCCCAGGATCTCCAGGGTTTCGCGGTGGAACAGGATCTTCAGCATACCCTGCGGCTCGCCGGCGATCTGCGCCCGCGCCATGCTCTTGAAGAAGGCCTTGCCCACTTCGTATGGCACCTTGGCTTGCGTCAGTTCCTGCTCGTTCTTGCCGATCGAGCTGATCTCCGGAATGGTGTAGATGCCGGTGGGCACGTCATCGACGAAGCGCCAGCTGCCGTTGTCGACGATGCTGCCGGCCGCCGAGCGACCCTGGTCGTGGGCAGCACTGGCCAGGCTCGGCCAGCCGATCACGTCACCGGCACCGTAGATGTTCGGCACGCTGGTGCGGTAGGCCTGGTCCACTTCGATCTGGCCACGGCTGTTGACCTTGATGCCAATGTTCTCCAGGCCCAGCTTGTCGGTGTTGCCGGTACGGCCATTGCACCACAGCAGGGCGTCGGCCTTGATCTTCTTGCCCGATTTCAGGTGCAGCACCACACCGTTGTCCAGCCCCTCGACCCGCTCGTACTCCTCGTTGTGGCGCACGGTGATGTTGTTGTTGCTGAAGTGGTAGCTCAGCGCCTGGGAGATCTCCGAATCCAGGAAGCTCAGCAACTGGCCGCGGTTGTCGACAAGCTCCACCAGCACGCCCAGGCCACTGAAGATCGAGGCATATTCGCAACCGATCACCCCAGCACCGTAGACGATCAGCTTGCGTGGAGTGTGGCTGAGGCTGAGGATGGTGTCGCTGTCGTAGACGCGCGGGTGGTGGAAGTCGATGTCGGCCGGGCGATACGGGCGCGAACCGGTGGCGATGATGATGTGCTTGGCCACCAGTTTTTCGACCACGCCGTTGGGGCAGACCACTTCGACGGTCTGCTCGTCGGCGAAGCTGCCGGTGCCGAAGAACACGTCGACCCGGTTGCGCGCGTAGTAGCCGGTACGCGAGGCGACCTGCTTGCTGATGACCTTCTCGGCGCTCTTGAGCACGTCGGGGAAGGAGAACCAGCGCGGCTCACCGATGGCGCGGAACATCGGGTTGGTGTTGAACTGCATGATCTGCCGCACCGAGTGACGCAGTGCCTTGGACGGGATGGTGCCAAGATGGGTGCAGTTGCCGCCAACCTGGCGACGGCTGTCGACCATCGCCACCTTGCGCCCTGCTTTGGCGGCGTTCATTGCCGCGCCTTCTCCGGCCGGGCCGGAACCCAGCACCACTACGTCGTAGTTGTAGACAGCCATGCGTACTCCTTCAGAACTGGCCCGCCGGCCGGATGGCCGCGGGGCGCGATCATGTCGCCGGGGCGCCATGAGAAAATTCGGGTGCAGTCTAATCAAGCGTGAACGCCGCGCACATTAACCCTTGGTCGCGTCGTAGGCCACTGTTGCCTGCACTACATGTGGTTTCACCGGGTCCGTGGTGGCGATCATCCGTGCCTTGCCTTTCATTCGCCTTTCAACGCCCTGTCGAACGCAGGCGTGGAACGGGAGACGAAGCCACCTTCGGCCCGGGTCACCAGCACCGCTGCCAGATCATGGGCGACGGCGAAGTCCCAGCCGCGCTCTGGCCCGAGGATCAGCAGCAACGTCGAGTAACCGTCTGCCTGGAGCGCTGAAACGTCGAGCACCGTCACTGCCGCCAGGTCATGTTCGACCGGGCGCCCCAGACGGGCATCGAAGGTGTGCGAATAGCGCCGGCCATTGTCCTCGAAATAGTGGCGATAGTCACCCGAGGTCGACACCGCCAGCCCCTGCACCGGAATGACCTGGCGGGCGATCTGGCGATCCTCGCGCGGCAGTTCCAGCGCCACTCGCCAGGGACTGCCGTCGGGCTTGCGGCCGACCGCCTTGAGTTCGCCGGTGGCTTCGGCCAGGAAGCTGTCGATGCCCATGGCCAGCAGGCGTTCGGCGATCAGGTCGACGGCATGGCCGGCGGCGATGCTGTTGAAGTCCAACTCGACCGGGGCGTCCTTGCACAGTGTGCCCGCCTCTATGCGTAAATGCTGGTAGCCCACCCGCTGGCGGGCGCGGGCCAGCGCCCGGGGTTCCGGCACCTGCATCTCCCGCGACTGCGGCCCGAAGCCCCAGAGATCGAGCAGCGGCTCGACGGTAAGGTCGTATGCCCCCTGGCTCTGCTCGGCGAGCAGTTGGCCGAAGGTGACCAGTTCGCGCAGGTCATTGTCGATGGGCAGGCACTGGTTGGCCGGCAGTTGGTTGAAGTGGCTGACGGTGGAGTCGCCGCGATAGGTGGAGTAATGCGCATCGATGGTCTGGAGGATACTCTCGACCGCAGCTTGCACCTGCTCGGGCGCGGGGCCACCAGGCTGGCGGACGTACTGGATGCTGTAGCTGCTGCCCATGGTCGGGCCGCCGAAGCGCTCGAGGGTGGGGCCTTGGTCGCAGGCGGCGAGGATCATGAAGGTGAACAGGAGAACCGTACGCAAATTCGAGTTCTCGGCTGGCTGCACCGACCTCTTCGCGGGTATACCCGCGAAGAGGCCGGCACAGGCAACACAATGGCCGGACAAAAAAACGGGAACCCGAAGGTTCCCGTTTCTTCAACACATTACAAGCGAATCAGCGTGGAAACGCTGGCGGGTTCACACCGGCCATCTCTTCCATCACGCGAACGACCTGGCAGCTGTAGCCGAACTCGTTGTCGTACCAGACATACAGGACGACACGGTTGTCGTTGCAGATGGTCGCCTCGGCGTCGACCACACCGGCGTGGCGCGAACCCACGAAGTCGGTCGAAACCACTTCCTGGGAGCTGACGTAGTCGATCTGCTTGTGCAGTTCCGAGTGCATGGCGGTCTGGCGCAGGTACTCGTTGATTTCGTCGCGGTTGGTGGCCTTTTCCAGGTTCAGGTTGAGAATGGCCATCGACACGTTCGGTGTCGGTACGCGGATCGCGTTGCCGGTCAACTTGCCCTTGAGCACTGGCAGTGCCTTGGCGGCGGCGGTGGCAGCACCGGTCTCGGTGATGACCATGTTCAATGGCGCGGCGCGGCCACGACGGCTGCCCTTGTGGAAGTTGTCGATCAGGTTCTGGTCGTTGGTGAACGAGTGAACGGTTTCGACGTGGCCGTTGATGATGCCGTACTTGTCGTTGACAGCCTTGAGCACCGGCACGATGGCGTTGGTGGTGCAGGAGGCGGCCGAGACGATCTTGTCGTCGGCGGTGATGTCACCGTGGTTGATGCCGTGCACGATGTTCTTCAGCGCGCCCTTGCCAGGTGCGGTGAGGATCACGCGGGCGGCGCCTGGGCAGGCCAGGTGCTGGCCGAGGCCGTCGGCGTCACGCCATACACCGGTGTTGTCGACGATCAGGGCATCGTTGATGCCGTACTGGGTGTAGTCGACTTCGCTCGGGCTCTTGGCGTAGATCACCTGGATCAGGTTGCCATTGGCGGTGATGGTGTTGTTTGCCTCGTCGATGACGATGGTGCCGTCGAACGGACCGTGTACCGAGTCACGACGCAGCAGGCTGGCGCGCTTGGTCAGGTCGTTCTCGGCACCCTTGCGCACGACGATGGCGCGCAGGCGCAGGCCGTCGCCACCACCGGTCTTCTCGATCAGGATGCGCGCCAGCAGGCGGCCGATGCGGCCGAAGCCGTACAGGACGACGTCGGTGCCCTTGCGTGCGGAAGCGTTCTGCTGACCCACCACGTCGGCCAGTTCGTCACGGACGAACTGTTCAGCGCTGCGGCCATTGCCTTCGGCCTTGAACTTGTTGGCCAGCTTGCCCAGGTCGACCGAAGCGGCGCCCAGTTTCAGCTCGCTCATGGCTTTGAGCAGGGGGAACGTCTCGTGGACGGACAGCTCGGTCTCGTCGGCCTGGCGGTGACGGGCAAAGCGGTGGGCTTTGAGAATCGAGATAACCGAACGGTTGATCAGGCTGCGGCCATAGATCGAGCTCACCACGTTGTTGTTGCGGTAGAGCTGACCGATAAGCGGGATCATCGCTTCAGCCAGGGCTTCACGGTCGATCCACTCACCAAGACACTGGTCGGGCTTCTGAGTCACGGTAACCTTCCACATGTAGGGGAACAAAAAAGGGGCTACATTATGACGCCCCTCGGCGTATCGGGCAATGAGCGCCTGTCGTCGACCGCAACACCCGTCGCCCTGCCCTTTCGAGCCTGACAGCGAGCCCGGTCACCGGTACAATCGACCTCTTTGCCGCAACGCTTGGAGCCCGATCTCCCGTGTCAGTTCTGCGCCTTCCGCACATGTCGGCCACGGCCGGCAAACAAACCTGGGGCAACCTGCCCGGTGCCGCCTTGAGCCTGGCCATCGCCGAGGCCGCCAGCACCGCCGGTCGCTTCACCCTGCTGCTGACCGCCGACAGCCAAGCCGCCGACCGCCTGGAACAGGAGCTGCGCTTCTTTGCGCCGGAGCTGCCGGTGCTGCCCTTCCCCGATTGGGAAACCCTGCCCTACGACCTGTTCTCGCCGCACCAGGACATCATCTCCCAGCGCATCGCCAGCCTCTACCGGCTGCCGGAGCTCGACCACGGCATTCTTGTAGTGCCGGTCACCACCGCCCTGCACCGCCTCGCCCCCACGCGCTTCCTGCTGGGCGGCAGCCTGGTGCTGGACGTGGGGCAGAAAATCGATGTCGAGCAGATGCGCACACGCCTGGAAGCCAGCGGCTACCGCTGTGTCGACACCGTCTACGAGCATGGCGAGTTCGCCGTGCGTGGCGCATTGATCGACCTGTACCCGATGGGCAGCAAGCAGCCCTACCGCATCGACCTGTTCGACGACGAGATCGAGACGCTGCGCACCTTCGACCCGGAAACACAACGTTCGATCGACAAGGTCGAATCGGTGCGCCTGCTGCCGGCGCGCGAGTTCCCCATGCAGAAGGACGAGGTGACCCGCTTCAAGGCCCGCTTCCGCGAGCGCTTCGATGTCGACTTCCGCCGCAGCGCGATCTTCCAGGACCTGACCAGCGGCATCATCCCGGCCGGCATCGAGTACTACCTGCCGTTGTTCTTCGAGGAAACCGCAACACTGTTCGACTACCTGCCGGCGGACACCCAGGTGTTCTCGCTGCCTGGCGTCGAACAGGCGGCCGAACACTTCTGGAACGACGTGCGCGGGCGCTACGAAGAGCGCCGCGGCGACCTGACTCGCCCGCTGTTGCCGCCCGCCGAACTGTTCCTCCCGGTCGAGGACTGCTTCGCCCGCCTGAAGCAATGGCCACGGGTAGTGGTCAGCAGCGAAGACCTCGATCCCGGCGTCGGCCGCGAGCGCTTCCCGGCCCGCGCCCTGCCCAATCTGGCCATCGAGGCCAAGGCCAACCAGCCGCTGGCGGAGCTGGCGAACTTCCTTGACCAGTTCTCCGGCCGCGTGCTGTTCACGGCAGAATCGGCGGGCCGGCGCGAAGTGCTGCTGGAGCTGCTCGAACGCCTGAAGCTGCGCCCGCAGACCGTCGACGGCTGGGCCGATTTCGTCACCGGAAAAGAGCGCCTGGCGATCACCATCGCTCCGCTCGACGACGGCCTGCTGCTGGACGACCCGGCCATCGCTCTGGTCGCCGAAAGCCCATTGTTCGGCCAGCGCGTGATGCAGCGCCGTCGCCGCGAAAAACGCGGCGAGGCGGCCAACGACGCAGTGATCAAGAACCTCACCGAACTGCGTGAAGGCGCGCCGGTGGTGCATATCGACCACGGCGTGGGTCGCTATCTGGGCCTGGCGACACTGGAGATCGATGGCCAGGCCGCCGAATTCCTCACCCTCGAGTACGCCGAGGGCGCCAAACTCTACGTGCCGGTGGCCAACCTGCACTTGATCGCCCGCTACACCGGCAGCGACGATGCCCTGGCGCCACTGCACCGGCTGGGCTCCGAAGCCTGGCAGAAAGCCAAGCGCAAGGCCGCCGAGCAAGTGCGCGACGTGGCCGCCGAACTGCTCGACATCTACGCCCGCCGCGCCGCGCGCAAAGGCTATGCATTCGCCGACCCGGCCGCCGACTACGCCACCTTCAGCGCCGGCTTCCCGTTCGAAGAGACGCCCGACCAGCAGGCGGCCATCGAAGCAGTGCGGGCCGACATGCTCGCCGGCCAGCCCATGGACCGCCTGGTCTGCGGCGACGTCGGCTTCGGCAAGACCGAAGTGGCCATGCGCGCTGCGTTCATCGCTGTGCACAGCGGCCGCCAGGTGGCGGTGCTGGTGCCCACCACGCTGCTCGCCCAGCAGCACTACAACAGCTTCCGCGACCGCTTCGCCGACTGGCCGGTGACCGTCGAGGTGATGAGCCGTTTCAAGTCAGCCAAGGAAGTCGCCACCGCGGCGGCGGAGCTGGCCGAAGGCAAGATCGACATTCTCATCGGTACCCACAAGCTGCTGCAGGACGATGTGCGCTTCAAGGACCTGGGCCTGGCCATCATCGACGAGGAACACCGCTTCGGTGTGCGTCAGAAGGAACAGCTCAAAGCCCTGCGCAGCGAAGTGGACATCCTCACCCTGACCGCGACCCCTATCCCGCGCACGCTGAACATGGCGGTGTCGGGCATGCGCGACCTGTCGATCATCGCCACGCCCCCGGCGCGACGCCTGTCGGTGCGTACCTTCGTCATGGAGCAGAACAAGAGCACCGTCAAGGAAGCACTGCTGCGCGAGCTGTTGCGCGGCGGCCAGGTGTACTACCTGCACAACGACGTCAAGACCATCGAGAAATGCGCCGCCGAGCTTGCCGAACTGGTGCCCGAGGCCCGCATCGGCATCGGCCACGGGCAGATGCGCGAACGCGAGCTCGAACAGGTGATGAGCGACTTCTACCACAAGCGCTTCAACGTGCTGATCGCCTCGACCATCATCGAGACCGGCATCGACGTGCCCAGCGCCAACACCATCGTCATCGAGCGCGCCGACAAGTTCGGCCTGGCGCAACTACACCAGTTGCGCGGCCGGGTCGGCCGTAGCCACCACCAAGCTTATGCCTACCTGCTGACACCGCCGCGCCAGCAGATCAGCGCCGACGCCGAAAAGCGCCTGGAGGCCATCGCCAACACCCAGGACCTCGGCGCAGGCTTTGTCCTGGCCACCAACGACCTGGAAATCCGCGGCGCCGGCGAACTGCTCGGCGAAGGCCAGAGCGGGCAGATCCAGGCAGTGGGTTTCACCCTGTACATGGAAATGCTCGAGCGTGCGGTCAAGGCCATCCGCAAGGGCAACCAACCCAACCTCGAGCAACCGCTCGGTGGCGGCCCGGAGATCAACCTGCGCCTGCCGGCACTGATCCCCGAGGACTACCTGCCCGACGTGCATGCGCGCCTGATCCTCTACAAACGCATTGCTTCCGCAGCCGATGAAGACGGCCTCAAGGACCTGCAGGTGGAGATGATCGACCGCTTCGGCCTGCTGCCGGAACCAACCAAGAACCTGATGCGCCTGACCTCGCTCAAGCTGCTGGCGGAAAAGCTCGGCATCAAGAAAGTCGACGCCGGCCCCAACGGCGGCAAGCTCGAGTTCGAGGCCGAAACCCCGGTCGACCCGCTGACCTTGATCAAGCTGATCCAGGGCCAGCCCAAACGCTACAAGTTCGAAGGCGCGACCCAGTTCCGCTTCCTCGTGCCGATGGAGCGCCCGGACGAACGTTTCAACACACTCGAAGCGCTGTTCGAGCGCCTGACCCCACAAACAAACTAAGGAAGCTCCATGCGTGCCATTCGTAGCCTGACCCTGTTGCTGGCGCTGCTCGCGCCAGCCGCGTTCGCCGCAGGCCCCTATCAGGTCGAAATGATCCTCGTACGGCAGAACGCCGTACCGGCCGTGACCAGCCCATTCGCCCCGGAAAACTGGAGCAACGGTGCCCCGCGCCTGGAAAAAGCCGCCGAACGCCCAACGGCGCTGGATGACGAGATCACCCGCCTGCAGGCTACCCCGAGCTACACCGTGCTGCTGCACAAGGCCTGGCAACAGGACGGTGACAAGATCGCCCTGGGCGCTGGCGAAGAACAGTTCGGCCACTTCCCCATCGAAGGCAACTTGAGTATCGGCGAAGACCGCTTCATCAGTGTCGAAGCCAACCTCTGGGTCAACGAACTGGACGGCAATGGCAGCGTACTGCGCAGCGAGCAGTTCAAGCAGAGCAACAGCAACATGAAGGCCGGGCAACTGACCTTCCTCGATGGCGGGCACCTGGCCGTGCTGCTCAAGGTCACACCTGCCGGCATGCGCAAGATGCCGCTGCCGGACCCGGAGATGATGGAGCAGTGAGGTGAGCGACGGTGATGTGCTGCAATTGCTCAGGGAGCATCCCGACTGGGTTGACCACATCGATGCCGGTGCCCTGACCCGCGGACGCGCCTATGCCGCCCAGGGCCACTCCCGGACCCTGTCACTGCACGGCAATACCGCCGAGGCGATCTGCCAGGGTTCGGGAGGCCAGCGCTACCACCAAACCATCCACCTGATACTCAACGGCGCCGACCTGCGCGTGTTCGGAAAATGCAGCTGCCCCGTCGGCATCAATTGCAAACACTGCATGGCGGCGCTGTTCCACCTGCTGGACAACGCAAGCGATCTGCAAGCGCCGCTGCCCCAGGAGCAGGCTGCACTGTCCTTGCCACCCGATCTCGACCAATGGGTCGAGGCACTCGAGGCGCCAGCCCTTCCCACCGCTCACCGTGAACCGGTGCGCAAAGGCCCAGCCATTTACTTTCGAATCCAGAGCGACCACGAGCATTACCGACTGGAAGCCGTCAAAGGCACCCGGCAAGCGGACGGCAACTTGAAATTCAGCCGGGTGACAGCGCTGCCCGAACTGATCTACTACACCCCACGCTACGTCACGGAAGATGATGTTCGACTGCTGCGCCTGATCGATACCTGTAGCCGGGGGGCACTCCCCGTGGTGAAACTGGAGGGCAAACAAGGCGCGGAACTGCTGGGCTACGCCCTGGCCAGCGGCAAGCTGCTGTACGAGCAGGAACAAACACCCCTGGTTTGCGGGCCAGCTCTGCATGCTGAGTTCCGCTGGGTCAGGCTGGACAGCGGCAGTTACCAAGGCGCTTGGCACCATGAAGGCCAGGTTGCGCTGCAGGTAGTCCCCACCGACCCGTTGTTCTATGTGGACCCACGCAATCATCACCTCGGCAAGTTGCTGCACGACCTCGACCCCTTCATTGCCCACCAGCTTGCGCGGGCGCCCCTGGTACCCGAACACCTGATTGTCCCCTTGAGTCATCGATTGAACGCCTTGAACCGCCAAGTCCCCACCCCAACCGCCGTCAGCAGCGAGCAGATCGAAAGCATCGCCCCCCGCGGGCGACTGACCCTCGGCAGCCTCGAGTTCAGCGCCTACACGCCCAAGACCGGGCGCATGCAGCGCCAGATGCAGCACCGCGCCGCCCTGTCGTTCGACTACGACGGCCTGCGTGCCAGCAGCAGTGACGACAAACCACTGACGCGCCTGGTGGGCAGCACCAGCCAGCGCATCCGCCGCCAGCCCCAGGCTGAACAGGCGCTGCGCAAGGTGCTGCGCGACTTCGGCTTCAAGCCCGCCACCCGCCAGAGCAAGGCCCTGCCCGACAGCGCTGGCGAGATGCACCAGCTACCCGATGACGAAGCCTGGCTGCGCTTCGCCCGCGAAGGCCTGCCGCGCCTTCGCGACGCAGGCTGGACAATCGACGTGCACCGCGACTTCGCCTTCAACCTGCACGAGGTCGATGACTGGTACGCCACCATCGAGGAGGCGCCGGGGCACGAATGGTTCGACCTGGAGCTGGGCATCGTCGTCGATGGCCAACGCCACAGCCTGCTGCCCATCGTCCTGCAATTGCTGCGCGCCAGCCCGGAGCTGCTGCGCCCCAGCGAGCTGGCCCGGCGCAGCGACGACGAGCACCTGCTGATCGACCTCAACCGCGCTCGCCAGGACAGCCCGGCGCTGCGCGTCGCCCTGCCCTATGGCCGTATCAAGGCTGTGATGAACACCCTCGGCGAGCTCTATCTGCATGAAGACGCCGTCGGCCCCAGCCTGCGCCTGGAGCGCGCCGACGCCGCGCGCCTGAACGACATCGAACACCTGCCCCTGCAGTGGGAAGGCGGCACCCATGTTCGCGACCTCGGCCGACGCCTGCGTGACGCCCGCGACCTGCAGGTCGCCCCGCCCACAGGCCTGAACGCCACGCTGCGCCCCTACCAGCAACAAGGCCTGAACTGGCTGCAGGCCCTGCGTGAAATGGGCACCGGCGGCATCCTCGGCGATGACATGGGCCTAGGCAAGACCCTGCAGACCCTCGCCCACCTGCTGCTGGAAAAACAGGCCGGACGCCTGACCAGCCCGGCATTGGCCGTGATGCCCACCAGCCTGGTGCCCAACTGGCTCGACGAAGCCCAGCGCTTCGCCCCCGACCTGCGCGTATTGGCCCTGCACGGGCCGGGACGCAGCAAGCACTTCGCGGCACTGGGCGAATACGACCTGGTGCTGACCACCTACGCCCTCGCCCCCCGCGACCTCGAACACCTCAAGGCGCAGCCCTGGCACCTGCTGGTGCTGGACGAGGCGCAGAACATCAAGAGCAGCACCAGCAAGGCCGCCCAGGCCGTGCGCGAGCTGCAGGCCAACCAGCGTCTGTGCCTGACCGGCACGCCCATGGAAAACAACCTGGGCGAGCTGTGGTCGATCTTCCACTTCCTGATGCCCGGCTGGCTGGGTGACAGCAAGCGCTTCACCCAGGACTACCGCACCCCGATCGAGCGCCATGGCGATACGGAACGCATGGCCCATCTGGCCAGCCGTATCCGCCCGTTCCTGCTGCGCCGCACCAAGGAGCAGGTGGCGACCGAGCTGCCGGCCAAGACCGAGATGATCCATTGGGTGGAGCTCAGCGACGCACAACGCGACACTTATGAGGCGGTGCGGGTGGCGATGGACAAGAAGGTCCGCGAAGAGATCGCGCGCAGCGGCGCGGCACGCAGCCAGATCGTCATCCTCGACGCCCTGCTCAAGCTGCGCCAGGTCTGCTGTGA
This genomic stretch from Pseudomonas entomophila harbors:
- a CDS encoding PilZ domain-containing protein; translation: MTTLDEEDRREYYRIEDRIALQISPLSAAEALETELLQDDSPLFNLLSELHLSDFESQHLLRQLSEKDRTLAAFLRAQNKRLDLLSAVVAQTLIGEIGQPQPVIISEGGIEFAQAQKIAPGTRVKVKMVLMPRAHGLLLRGRVTHCDRRPDGDYEVGTEFIDMTDAQRQLLARYILQRQQQQRRQALEQNDPAS
- a CDS encoding glycerophosphodiester phosphodiesterase, giving the protein MTLIYGHRGAKGEAPENTLNSFRQCLSHGVNRCELDLHLSADNELMVIHDPTLKRTTGRRGKVAERTADELVSYDARKGGPGHVQPCPIPRLEELFEKCAFEHWQLEVKSASRTRAASTVLAIRELAQQYGLLDKVTITSSSREVLGAALELVPDVARGLVAEYAWLDPLKVAQNYECQMLVLNWTLCTPERLIKAQRQGLHVSVWTVNEPALMRRLADFGVDSLITDFPGLAKTTLGQG
- the sthA gene encoding Si-specific NAD(P)(+) transhydrogenase yields the protein MAVYNYDVVVLGSGPAGEGAAMNAAKAGRKVAMVDSRRQVGGNCTHLGTIPSKALRHSVRQIMQFNTNPMFRAIGEPRWFSFPDVLKSAEKVISKQVASRTGYYARNRVDVFFGTGSFADEQTVEVVCPNGVVEKLVAKHIIIATGSRPYRPADIDFHHPRVYDSDTILSLSHTPRKLIVYGAGVIGCEYASIFSGLGVLVELVDNRGQLLSFLDSEISQALSYHFSNNNITVRHNEEYERVEGLDNGVVLHLKSGKKIKADALLWCNGRTGNTDKLGLENIGIKVNSRGQIEVDQAYRTSVPNIYGAGDVIGWPSLASAAHDQGRSAAGSIVDNGSWRFVDDVPTGIYTIPEISSIGKNEQELTQAKVPYEVGKAFFKSMARAQIAGEPQGMLKILFHRETLEILGVHCFGYQASEIVHIGQAIMNQPGEQNNLKYFVNTTFNYPTMAEAYRVAAYDGLNRLF
- a CDS encoding FAD:protein FMN transferase, with amino-acid sequence MRTVLLFTFMILAACDQGPTLERFGGPTMGSSYSIQYVRQPGGPAPEQVQAAVESILQTIDAHYSTYRGDSTVSHFNQLPANQCLPIDNDLRELVTFGQLLAEQSQGAYDLTVEPLLDLWGFGPQSREMQVPEPRALARARQRVGYQHLRIEAGTLCKDAPVELDFNSIAAGHAVDLIAERLLAMGIDSFLAEATGELKAVGRKPDGSPWRVALELPREDRQIARQVIPVQGLAVSTSGDYRHYFEDNGRRYSHTFDARLGRPVEHDLAAVTVLDVSALQADGYSTLLLILGPERGWDFAVAHDLAAVLVTRAEGGFVSRSTPAFDRALKGE
- a CDS encoding glyceraldehyde-3-phosphate dehydrogenase, giving the protein MWKVTVTQKPDQCLGEWIDREALAEAMIPLIGQLYRNNNVVSSIYGRSLINRSVISILKAHRFARHRQADETELSVHETFPLLKAMSELKLGAASVDLGKLANKFKAEGNGRSAEQFVRDELADVVGQQNASARKGTDVVLYGFGRIGRLLARILIEKTGGGDGLRLRAIVVRKGAENDLTKRASLLRRDSVHGPFDGTIVIDEANNTITANGNLIQVIYAKSPSEVDYTQYGINDALIVDNTGVWRDADGLGQHLACPGAARVILTAPGKGALKNIVHGINHGDITADDKIVSAASCTTNAIVPVLKAVNDKYGIINGHVETVHSFTNDQNLIDNFHKGSRRGRAAPLNMVITETGAATAAAKALPVLKGKLTGNAIRVPTPNVSMAILNLNLEKATNRDEINEYLRQTAMHSELHKQIDYVSSQEVVSTDFVGSRHAGVVDAEATICNDNRVVLYVWYDNEFGYSCQVVRVMEEMAGVNPPAFPR
- the mfd gene encoding transcription-repair coupling factor; the encoded protein is MSVLRLPHMSATAGKQTWGNLPGAALSLAIAEAASTAGRFTLLLTADSQAADRLEQELRFFAPELPVLPFPDWETLPYDLFSPHQDIISQRIASLYRLPELDHGILVVPVTTALHRLAPTRFLLGGSLVLDVGQKIDVEQMRTRLEASGYRCVDTVYEHGEFAVRGALIDLYPMGSKQPYRIDLFDDEIETLRTFDPETQRSIDKVESVRLLPAREFPMQKDEVTRFKARFRERFDVDFRRSAIFQDLTSGIIPAGIEYYLPLFFEETATLFDYLPADTQVFSLPGVEQAAEHFWNDVRGRYEERRGDLTRPLLPPAELFLPVEDCFARLKQWPRVVVSSEDLDPGVGRERFPARALPNLAIEAKANQPLAELANFLDQFSGRVLFTAESAGRREVLLELLERLKLRPQTVDGWADFVTGKERLAITIAPLDDGLLLDDPAIALVAESPLFGQRVMQRRRREKRGEAANDAVIKNLTELREGAPVVHIDHGVGRYLGLATLEIDGQAAEFLTLEYAEGAKLYVPVANLHLIARYTGSDDALAPLHRLGSEAWQKAKRKAAEQVRDVAAELLDIYARRAARKGYAFADPAADYATFSAGFPFEETPDQQAAIEAVRADMLAGQPMDRLVCGDVGFGKTEVAMRAAFIAVHSGRQVAVLVPTTLLAQQHYNSFRDRFADWPVTVEVMSRFKSAKEVATAAAELAEGKIDILIGTHKLLQDDVRFKDLGLAIIDEEHRFGVRQKEQLKALRSEVDILTLTATPIPRTLNMAVSGMRDLSIIATPPARRLSVRTFVMEQNKSTVKEALLRELLRGGQVYYLHNDVKTIEKCAAELAELVPEARIGIGHGQMRERELEQVMSDFYHKRFNVLIASTIIETGIDVPSANTIVIERADKFGLAQLHQLRGRVGRSHHQAYAYLLTPPRQQISADAEKRLEAIANTQDLGAGFVLATNDLEIRGAGELLGEGQSGQIQAVGFTLYMEMLERAVKAIRKGNQPNLEQPLGGGPEINLRLPALIPEDYLPDVHARLILYKRIASAADEDGLKDLQVEMIDRFGLLPEPTKNLMRLTSLKLLAEKLGIKKVDAGPNGGKLEFEAETPVDPLTLIKLIQGQPKRYKFEGATQFRFLVPMERPDERFNTLEALFERLTPQTN
- a CDS encoding CsiV family protein codes for the protein MRAIRSLTLLLALLAPAAFAAGPYQVEMILVRQNAVPAVTSPFAPENWSNGAPRLEKAAERPTALDDEITRLQATPSYTVLLHKAWQQDGDKIALGAGEEQFGHFPIEGNLSIGEDRFISVEANLWVNELDGNGSVLRSEQFKQSNSNMKAGQLTFLDGGHLAVLLKVTPAGMRKMPLPDPEMMEQ